CCACACATGCGGTTTGGATGAACCTTTATCATTTGCACATTAGATTCTTGAAAATACTCCAGAAATCATGGGGCCAAAATCCATCTTGTCCTTTTCCTCCctgttgtcttctttctttaatCCCACATAAGATCCAGATCAGTGGTTTGTATAgtacgtgtgtttgtgtgtgtttgtctgagtcTAAAAGGGAGTTTCTAAAAATAAAGGGTGTTTTGGTTCTAACTTTAGGACAAAGAGTAATTCACAGCACATTTTAGTGGTAAAAGAAGCTGTCTGAGAGAAGTTACAGGCAGTGTAGCAGTCCAAGTAATAAACCTTCAAACCCATGAAAATGTTACTGAAACTGGACCTCTAATGTAATTTATTGCTTCACTGCTACCTGAAGCAACATGGCCTGACATGCATTTTTAAGACAGAGCTGTCTGCAGCCTGAACACCCACCAAAATCAAAGTATATGCAATTTACAGCCATATCATATTTGTGATACTGGTGCATGCTTAGCATCTCTAGCTTTAGTTTAGCATCATATGTAACTGACTATGGTGAACGATCTACTATTACTGTGGTGGTTTCAGCTCAtcaaatgtgatgatttattGCTTGAGTTATATTCATGCTGAATCAATACTGTATGCATTGGTTTTGTACTGttggtcaaataaaacaaacaatttgaAGTAGTCACTTTGGGCTCTGGGAAATGAGATGCAAAATGtgaagctgtttttttctttttttttttttaccccaaaTCATTGCCAGATTAATCAAAGTATCTGCTGCACTGTCCATATCATCTTGCTGACACCACTGTTTACCTCTGGTCTGTCTAATCCCACTACACTGCTGAGTAAATGGAAGCCAATTATAGACCTCTCTTTACCACACACAAGCATTTCAGCCGtagctctttatttttttacaatattgCGCCTGCACTTTTCTTGGCATTTACATTGCCTTTGTTGTTGGCAGGCAACACCTTTCCTCTCCTATTCCCTTGGCCAATACCTATATAAATAGAGTTTCTGATGTTCTGCTTCTCCATCCAGCAAGGTGAAGGTGCCAGTAATGTAAGCCACTTTCATTCAGTTCATTCATGATAAATCCACCCAGTAGTGTGTGGGTGGTACATGCTGTGTTCTCTGGGTGGCCATATTTTGGAAAAATCTGCTCCAATAAAGATGTATAATTTGGCAAGTATTTTTAATCCAGATGTACACACAGCGTCCTCAGGTAAGCAATGAGTTCAACACTCTATTTACAAGCATTGTCTTCTCATTTCCTTTGGCAGGTAAGTTCAATCTAATGAATTCACTTGAGAAATGCTCACAGATAAAGCTTGGCTCTTTCAGAAATTTTCCATTTGGAAAACTATTCACTTTGTGCTGCTTGAGGAAAGAAGGAAATCGAAATTGTGCACAACATTTCTGTTATATGTTGTTCTTTTGAAAATACAAGGAATACAGTGCAGTGATTGTTTTCTTCAGGATATCAGCATTGCAGCAGCATAACTGGCTTATGTGTCAGATCGGCCCACTGAGAGAAGTGAGTGACAGAGGGTTGCAGGGACGAAAGAAAAAAGGGAATGAGTGTTCTGGCTTCTTGACCTCTTAGTATAAGTCTCCTAAGTTCAAACTCCAGTGATTACAAGCTGAGCTAAAGGGGCCTTAGCCTGCCCCCCACACCAACTCCAATACCcacctcccctcctcttctctctggcCCCATTCACTGCAGGCTCGTGTGAGTTGGGTGTCCATGTGTGACAATGTCTATGACTTTAATATAAGAGCACATACCACATgaacccctctctctctctcggctgtgtgtgtgtgtgtgtgtgtgtgtgtgtgtgtgtgtcagggtttAGCAGAGTAGGTGGGCAGGGTCAGGGGTTGCTTTGTGGGGTTCTGGAGCCAGTGGGTCTTTTCCATTGTTAAGGCTGGAGGAGCCAAAGGGGGCAATGAGTATTGATGCCGAAGGTATTGCCTGCTGGAAGTTagcaataaatgtgtgtgtgtgtgtgtgtgtgtgtggggcggggagaggtggggggggggggggggggtgcgtgtatgtgtgtcgtaatgtatgtatgtggcCCTTTGCTCCAGGAGGAACCCGCAAGGGGCGGGTAAGAGAAAGTAATTACAGATGATATAGGACCAAAGGGAGGAAATTGATTAAAGAAAATGGGTGACCAGGAAGTTAGCAGGGGTCTTTGTTTCCCCTTCAATTAAACCAAAATATCTCAGTGGTCTTTCATTCTGAGTTGCATATGGTGGAGCAGGACAGGACTGTGAGGAATGAGGGCTAAGAGTGTAGAGGGTCTTTCTCGGAGCGGAGGTTACAGAGGTGATGGGTTCGTGGCACTCATGATAGCCTCTGTATTCTACCATATTCAGTACATTCAGCTGACGAGACACATCGGCTACATGCAGCCTGCAAATTTGTACTTTTGTACTGTAATTTGTACTTGTAAGGAATTAAGTGACCTTTATTGTTATTGCCAGGGTTTATTAATTGAAATCTGAGAAAGCAAAAAGATTGCTAACAGATGAAGGATTATGCACGTCATGTGGGTGCAGGCTTATtagagaaaaaagcagcaaTTTAAGGTGCACATCATGTTCACAACCTGTGATCATCTGACTGGTTGTTTCATCAAAGCCAAGCTGCAGttagatgatgatgatttcaGCAATTAACCTGGTAAATTTACACAATATTTACCATATATACTATAAACCTCTACATAGGGAATCAGGCTTCAATATAGACTCAAATCCGGGTGTTAGCATGCTTGATTAACAGACTGTGCTGACCTTTACTGTTGTTTgatgtcttttcatttttttatattgtttgttgttttaatattgGTATGACTGCATCTTCAACCAAGCTTTTAAGTCATCTTAGATCTTGTTTACAGTTGCGTCTCTGTTATGTGCTTGGCAAATGTGAGAATACAGTATGAATAGTTTTACAACAGtgaggggtggtggtggtggtggtggtggtgcatgAAGGGgggcaaagaaagagaaaacaggttGTCAGTGTGGTCGAACAgcaaaatagcattttctccCTTGGGCTCAGCCTCCACAGATGTTTCATTCAGGCCCCATGGCAGGCCCACTCTAAAAAGTGCTCCAGTCCCGACACAATTCAGCCCCTTTGTGAGCTGAAGGAGAGAAGCTCAGCCCACTGTTTACTGCTCGTCCACCCCCCATCTCCCCTTGTCTAACCCCTTTCCCCGTGTTAGCAGGCGGAACAATTGGGGAGGGCCTTGCCCAGAATTGGGGCGGTGTGGCAGGTCAACAGAATGGGCTGTGAATCCTGTGCCTCTGAATCCTCCGGGTGGGTGGTCCAGCTCTCCCCTCGCtgtctccctcacacacatacacatagaaacacactctctcctctcctctcagtgATTAGCTCATCTACTGGGCCAGGCCCGATGCTGGTGCCTGGGCTGTGATGTGGTGATAGGTGGCCCAGAGAGGAAGCCAGACAGGGGTCTTTCTTTAGGATTAGTGGACTCCCAGTTCCTGCTCGCTGCTGGCGGGTCCTGTAGAGACCCAAGGAGGAGGGGTCTGTGGTGGCCCACGTGGACCCTGCCAGTGACTGGGTGGCAGTTAACACTAATCCTGCTGCTGATTACCACTGGCATGGGGAAATAAACAGTAATAAATGAACCAACAAGGGTGAGCACACATACATCATTACACCAGCTCCACCCACACAAGTCATgctgacatgcacacatacataaacattcAAAAAATAGCAGCCTCACATATATGTCATATTGCTTTTAGGGTGGCAAATGAATGACTTTTGGATTTTCAGTAATTATTATATCTGTTTTCTCAACATATCTTTTTTATGGTTTCCCAGATCCCAAACAGGTGTTTTCAAATGTTCTCTTTTATGTAAACAACAGTCTAAAACATACAGATATTCAAACACACCAAAGAAGACATGTTCGATAACCCGCGATCAACAAATCTTTCCTTTTGCTTGATAAATGAATACAATTATTTAtcacttttcaaaataacatATAATAAATTGACAATTTGGCTGATCACCTAGTTGTTATCTTCTTCAGCCACCGCACAACAAAACCTGATGCCCTTTTTTGCctcaaaaatattattattaatagttaTAATTTAAAAGAATCTGCAATACATGATTCCTATATTTTGAATATTGTGTctaatttattttacagcataTCAGTCAGGAAACAAGTTTAGTTAACATTAGAGTTGGACCTTGAGCAAGAAAATGGGGCAAATGTCATATGACTGTCTGACGTCTTTTTCCTTAGTCACACTGACATCTAGTGAGCAGAAAAAAGAACTGGCAACACAGAAAAAGTTGCACCAAGTAACATATTTTCCTTCTCAAGAAGTTATGGCTTTATCATTTTATGTTGCTTGAAGGAAATgaattaaatacataaattgacaaaaatgttttttttctcacaggcACAATATGCCAACTTGTTCACtaaccaataaaaaaatgtttgccacTCATCTTGTTCTGCAGTCAGAGGAGAGTCTGAAGCAACACACCATTTGAGCAACACTGTGCAACCTGCTGTGGTCAGAGTCATTGGTCCTCTTTTCTTTGCGAGCAACACAGTGAAGTATCCAGAAAGAGAACTTGCATATGAAAGCATCACCTTGGGGGAAGAAAGTCTAAACTGTGTAGCTTTTTTTAACCTGAAGCTGCCATCAATTGAATTTACAATGCCTTCAATCAGCTCTTCCTTATTCATCCTGGGTAAGGCTCCatatatcttttattttaaatgaacttCACTGCAGTGTATTAATCATTTACTGTATATCtaagtgttatttttttattgtcattataaaagtcttgtttttcactgaaaacctTGCAATTCAAATATTTTGTCTGGATTTGCATACTAATAATAGTGGATTAAAACATTTATAggaacaaaaaatgtattaatgaaAAGCTGAAGTAAGATGGATATCTACTTCTCTGGAAAACAAGTCAAATGAGAAGAACATTATTAGGCAAACAGGGCCACACCTTGGCCTGTGTTGCTTACATTACTCGCTCTCTTGCTGGTTTAGGAAAACTCCTTTATTACTTAACAGTCACATTAGTTGAATCTAAAGACATAttctaaaaataatttcaagtgTTATAaaggctgttttctttttcacaggTTTGATTGTGGCCTCTGCCGTAGCAGAGGAAACAACAATAAGCAGTGTGCAGTCCACCGCTTCACAGGGGTTGAACAGTGACCTCAATGCTGCTTCCAAAAGCTCCGACACAATCAGCACTATCTCCAGTACCTCCATTAACTTGGATATTACTGGCACCAACAGCAATACCTCCATTAACATGGATATTACTGACACCAACAGCAGCATCGAGCCCTCAACAACAAAGCAAAGAGGTGAGAGCTGCTATCTGAACTGTTTATTGCCTAATTCATATACATACCCATAAATGTTGAAttcttcaaagaaaaaaataatctgtCAGAACAGTTGAACCAACCCATTCATGGATGTGTTCTGTGATCATGGTTGTGACTGTGTGGAATAACTGCTTCTCTGATTCAGATGGTGGCAAAGGAAGCGATGTCACGCCCCCCCGGACCACTGTGTCAGTGACCACACAAAAACCCATTGTTCCATCTAAAAACACACCTGCTACCTATACAGACAAGAACAAACGTGAGTTGGGATTGTTTGTGGCTGcctgtgacctgtccagggtgtatccctgcctttcacccaaagagagctgggataggctccagcagatccctgtgaccctaaataggaacaagcaggtatagatgatggatggatggaagataaGCAAAGATTTTTTCCTAAGGAATCGgtagaaaaaaaggaaagtgaacAGTTACTTACAGTCACCAGgaaacacaactgaaaatgaacaaatattgCTAACACACTAGTCATTGTTGTGCTTTCAGTTTGTTCCTCTTCCCCCAGGTAACCAAAGCATCTGTTAATGCTGCTTTAACCCAGAAAAATTAATAATGTATTGAAGCTTAATTAGCTCTCCTGTCTGTGACTAGAAGGTGACATTTGATGAGGTTTATACTGGGCCCAAACTTCATATTCTGTTGGCACTGTTGGATGCAAGCTTTTcctcattaaaaaataaagttttattgtatttgttacAGACACCACTGCCAGACAGCCACAAAAAGGTGACACCACTGGTGAGTGACATGCTGTGAATATGCACCAGTGCAACTCAATTATATCATATATACCACATATATACCACAATGTATTTTTGAGTCCATAACTGTAAGTATCAGCATAAACAGTTCATTTATGCCTTAGTTTGGAGTCATGTTGTTTTTGACAGTGTGGacaacatgtttttctctttataaaCATGAACCCTTTCCTCCTTCAGGGATTATAATACTAGTCGTGATCATTGTTGTAGCTGTTGTATTTGCCATTGCTTGCTACTTCACACGGAAGAGAGGAAGGGTGAGTATATTGACAAACGAGAATAATTCATCATAACTTACTGTTATGGAACCAGCAGAAGCTTTGTGCCATGGCTCTGACCAAAGATAATGTCACTAAAAACTCCTCTCCATGGTGAATAGAAGATATTAGCTATTATATTTAGTCTGTTTAGGCTATAAACATCATACCCTCTAATGTTCTCCTCTTTATAAAAACGAACTGTTACCTCCACAAGATGTAGCGTTAATTACTATCAAACTTCTCACTTTCCAAAATGTTGACTTATTCCTTAAAAGTCGGACTGATATGTGTGTATTCTGAATCCCACATCCTGCAGCGTTACTCTGTTGACTTCACATCCCGAGCAGATGAAGCCAACATCCCTCTCAGCACCGTGGAGCCTGATTTGACTGTTGATACTGTTTCTCAGAACGGTCAGTCCAATACAGTCGCATATAATCAACAAATATGTTACTGAGAACATCTCTCTTTAACGAAGTATTTTAAACATATGGTGTTGTATTGTCATCGCACCAATATTAAAAATTCTCATACCTGTACATTTTTCAGGTCTGCAAACTTTTGAAAGTACAGAAATTACTACAAAGGAATCACAAGAACCAGAGGCAAATCCCGAAGTACAGGAAGAGCAGAAAGGTAAGGAAAGTAACATCTACTCAAATACTGTACTTAAATGCATTAGATTGATTGAGGTATGTGTACTtaacttgagtatttccattttctgataCTTTGACTGCACATTTCAGACccaaatattgtatttttcacTGCACTACATTAATTTGATGGCTTTAGTTACTCTACAGGATCAGGTCagttaaacaaaataaagtataatcatacaactttattgatccccagTGGGAAATTCACAGACTACCTAGCAGTATCTGAAGTACATCACATTGCAgcctttaccagctgcaacattaaactgACGAACAAACAATAATGGATCAGGAAGAATAATTCAAtagtataaaatatattgttgtGTCATTCTGCCTAATAACCTCTTTTACCTTTGATACTTCAAAAAAGTCCAGCAACTTTTACTTAGAACAAAGTGTGTTTA
This genomic window from Mastacembelus armatus chromosome 1, fMasArm1.2, whole genome shotgun sequence contains:
- the LOC113127967 gene encoding uncharacterized protein C11orf24 is translated as MPSISSSLFILGLIVASAVAEETTISSVQSTASQGLNSDLNAASKSSDTISTISSTSINLDITGTNSNTSINMDITDTNSSIEPSTTKQRDGGKGSDVTPPRTTVSVTTQKPIVPSKNTPATYTDKNKHTTARQPQKGDTTGIIILVVIIVVAVVFAIACYFTRKRGRRYSVDFTSRADEANIPLSTVEPDLTVDTVSQNGLQTFESTEITTKESQEPEANPEVQEEQKAEAAAPAPSPDSSEDKPKEAVVVEESPPPAPVEEKTDDEGIVSNKTSVESLKEPNDNNSNNADLTATELKLGNIFWDVPLDCPV